Proteins from a genomic interval of Flammeovirgaceae bacterium SG7u.111:
- a CDS encoding TIGR00730 family Rossman fold protein encodes MSEDEIKIRAAFKRKDWNEIKSHNSWAIFKVMSEFVEGFEKMERIGPCVSIFGSARTKPEHKYYKMAEEIAVELVKHGFGVITGGGPGIMEAGNKGAKKAGGKSVGLNIELPHEQGNNIYIDPDKLLTFDYFFVRKVMFVKYAQGFIVMPGGFGTLDELFEAFTLIQTKKIGKFPIVLVGKEYWSGLLSWIKEVMVTKASYISDGDLDLISLVDSASEAVKVIDDFYGSYMISPNF; translated from the coding sequence ATGAGCGAAGATGAAATAAAAATAAGAGCTGCATTTAAGAGAAAGGACTGGAACGAGATAAAAAGCCATAATTCTTGGGCTATTTTTAAGGTAATGTCTGAGTTTGTGGAAGGCTTCGAAAAAATGGAAAGAATAGGCCCATGTGTTTCCATTTTTGGCTCAGCTCGCACCAAGCCCGAGCATAAGTACTACAAAATGGCAGAAGAAATAGCCGTAGAACTTGTAAAACACGGCTTTGGGGTAATTACAGGTGGCGGACCTGGCATTATGGAAGCAGGCAATAAAGGTGCAAAAAAAGCAGGAGGAAAATCTGTTGGCCTAAATATTGAGCTGCCTCATGAGCAAGGAAATAATATTTATATAGACCCGGACAAACTTCTTACATTCGATTACTTCTTCGTACGAAAAGTAATGTTTGTGAAATATGCGCAAGGATTTATTGTGATGCCGGGCGGGTTCGGAACACTTGACGAGCTCTTTGAAGCCTTTACCCTAATCCAAACTAAAAAAATCGGAAAATTCCCCATCGTGCTGGTCGGAAAAGAATACTGGTCTGGACTACTCTCTTGGATAAAAGAGGTAATGGTCACAAAAGCCTCATATATAAGCGATGGCGACCTTGACCTGATCAGCTTGGTAGATAGCGCTTCTGAAGCTGTAAAAGTTATTGATGACTTCTATGGCAGCTACATGATTTCACCTAACTTTTAA
- a CDS encoding adenylate kinase — MLNLVLFGPPGAGKGTQSEKVKAKYSLIHLSTGDLLRSEIAAGTELGLTAKTLMDKGELVPDEVVIGMIDHKLEENKDAEGFIFDGFPRTVKQAEALDELLKKHGESISGMVALEVEEEELTKRILKRGETSGRADDKNEDLIRNRVKEYRTKTEPVAGYYKEQNKFKSVSGTGSIDEIFESLCEAIDSL, encoded by the coding sequence ATGTTAAATCTAGTACTATTCGGCCCTCCAGGTGCAGGGAAAGGAACTCAAAGCGAAAAAGTTAAAGCAAAGTATAGTCTCATACATTTGTCTACAGGTGACTTGTTGAGGTCAGAGATCGCTGCAGGAACAGAACTTGGTCTTACGGCAAAAACATTGATGGACAAAGGCGAATTGGTACCAGATGAGGTAGTAATTGGGATGATAGACCATAAGTTAGAAGAGAATAAAGATGCTGAAGGGTTTATTTTTGATGGTTTTCCAAGAACTGTAAAGCAGGCAGAGGCTTTGGACGAATTGCTCAAAAAGCATGGAGAAAGCATTTCAGGAATGGTGGCTTTAGAAGTTGAGGAAGAAGAATTGACCAAGAGAATCTTGAAAAGAGGAGAGACTTCTGGAAGGGCTGATGACAAAAATGAAGATTTAATTAGGAACAGGGTAAAAGAATACCGTACGAAAACTGAGCCTGTTGCTGGGTATTATAAAGAGCAGAATAAATTCAAGTCAGTAAGTGGTACAGGTTCTATTGATGAGATTTTTGAAAGCCTATGCGAAGCAATTGATTCACTATAA
- the obgE gene encoding GTPase ObgE, with translation MSGTNFIDYVKVYCRSGSGGAGSAHFRREKHVPKGGPDGGDGGRGGHIILKGNKNLWTLLHLKYKKHIIADNGGSGEGGCRSGVQGEDIVLEVPLGTIAKHAETGERIADILEDGEERVLLAGGKGGLGNINFKSSTNQSPRYAQPGIEGEEVPVVLELKVLADVGLVGFPNAGKSTLLSVISAAKPKIADYAFTTLVPNLGVVSYRDNRSFVVADIPGIIEGAAEGKGLGIRFLRHIERNSVLLFMVPADSDDIKKDFEVLLDELKKFNPELLDKQRILAVSKSDMIDEELKGLISRELPDIPCVFISSIMQKGLAELKDQLWEALND, from the coding sequence GTGTCAGGGACAAATTTTATTGATTATGTAAAGGTTTATTGCCGCTCGGGATCAGGAGGAGCAGGTTCTGCTCATTTTAGGCGTGAGAAGCATGTGCCAAAGGGCGGTCCCGATGGCGGAGACGGCGGAAGGGGAGGTCATATAATACTAAAGGGAAATAAAAACCTTTGGACATTATTACACCTCAAGTATAAGAAGCACATTATTGCAGATAATGGCGGAAGTGGTGAAGGAGGGTGTAGATCTGGAGTGCAAGGCGAGGATATTGTGTTGGAAGTTCCTTTAGGCACTATTGCTAAGCATGCGGAAACGGGAGAGCGAATAGCTGATATTTTGGAAGATGGCGAAGAGCGAGTTTTGCTGGCAGGTGGGAAAGGAGGCTTGGGCAATATCAACTTCAAAAGCTCGACTAACCAGTCTCCACGGTATGCTCAACCTGGTATAGAAGGAGAAGAGGTTCCTGTAGTATTGGAACTAAAAGTACTTGCAGATGTTGGTCTGGTAGGTTTTCCAAATGCTGGGAAATCAACGTTGCTTTCTGTTATTTCTGCAGCAAAACCCAAAATAGCTGACTATGCTTTTACTACGCTAGTCCCCAATTTAGGGGTAGTTTCCTATAGGGATAATCGGTCGTTTGTAGTAGCAGATATTCCAGGTATAATAGAAGGTGCTGCTGAAGGTAAGGGGTTGGGAATTAGGTTTTTGCGACATATAGAAAGGAATTCAGTGCTATTGTTCATGGTTCCTGCAGATAGCGATGATATAAAAAAGGATTTTGAAGTTCTATTGGATGAATTGAAGAAATTCAATCCAGAACTCTTAGATAAACAACGGATATTAGCTGTTTCAAAATCCGATATGATTGACGAAGAACTAAAAGGCTTAATCTCTCGAGAGTTGCCAGATATCCCATGTGTATTTATTTCATCTATTATGCAAAAAGGGTTGGCAGAGTTGAAGGATCAGCTTTGGGAAGCACTAAACGACTAA
- a CDS encoding metalloregulator ArsR/SmtB family transcription factor, translating into MKLKHFNLQLGCQFLKSFSDESRIRILQLLFKNKEMCISDIELVLDFTQTKTSRHLIYLKNAGLVDSRKVDQWTYYSIKEEVSEFVDTIYRYLDKDPVLEKDQRVYKTLYNNRELAVCKLHQNNNRWAYQDF; encoded by the coding sequence ATGAAATTAAAACATTTTAATCTCCAACTTGGCTGCCAGTTTTTAAAATCATTTAGTGATGAATCGCGAATAAGGATTCTTCAGCTGCTTTTTAAAAATAAGGAAATGTGTATTTCCGATATAGAGCTAGTGTTGGATTTTACTCAAACAAAGACATCGAGGCATTTAATTTATCTTAAAAATGCTGGATTGGTCGATTCAAGAAAAGTTGATCAATGGACGTATTATTCCATTAAAGAGGAAGTTTCCGAATTTGTGGATACTATATACAGATATTTGGATAAAGATCCGGTACTAGAAAAAGATCAAAGAGTTTATAAAACTCTTTATAATAACAGGGAGTTAGCTGTTTGTAAGTTGCATCAAAACAACAACCGTTGGGCTTACCAAGATTTTTAG
- a CDS encoding cache domain-containing protein, whose protein sequence is MSIKNQVTLLISLLLVTTVLVISSIAIWSINQKGIRDVTEYKEQSINQAKQDLKGFLEVAYTAVERNYYALDDEFFMEKYFGNSLRSNVDLVETIIDEKIALARIGVLSKFEAQREVLQLIKSLRYDNGTGYFWVTDNSSNPYVIMHPINPTLDGESLTHPDIEQFFPDGNNTIIDAIKQCNKNGDAIFEYNWDKPTAFGIIPDVEKVGYAREIPEWDWVCITGIYKDDARKDIINNLVNELRNMRFNDGKSYFLITNDSLPNPRMVMHAKWKQLEGRVMDESILTNITSETDNIFKAQVEKCKTSETSDCFLEYQIDIQDSLTVTVNKLTYSKYFKPLGWVISTGIDTGIIDANVSQKEKEIASQVNQIILLIAIISIIILALGIGASLYFSKQLISTVIEVKDRLRALADGKNVEKLSIERKDELGEMIQSLDALVEGVHSYTSFAKEIGKGNLNKPFTPRSQDDVLGNELLNMRNSLKKNTEIEHIRNWSNEGANIISDILHENVSTKAELSQKYLKTIISYLKLNQGAVFILNDEQKDDPYLEMKACYAYERRKFLRKKVRPGDGLLGQCFLEKDTIFLKEIPEEHVSIRSGLGDAPPRNILIIPLISNNKIYGVLEVASFRALEDYEVEFVEKSGATFASTLSAVIITEQTQGLLEHSQKMTEQLRSQEEELRQNQEEMQATQEEIERRHKELFEENQALKDQLAVAKQIATQ, encoded by the coding sequence ATGAGCATTAAAAATCAGGTGACTCTTTTGATCAGCTTATTACTTGTAACCACTGTGTTGGTTATCAGTTCTATTGCGATCTGGAGTATCAACCAAAAAGGCATAAGGGATGTTACCGAATATAAAGAGCAGTCAATAAACCAAGCTAAGCAAGATCTTAAAGGTTTTTTGGAAGTTGCATATACGGCAGTAGAGCGTAATTACTATGCGCTTGATGATGAGTTCTTCATGGAGAAGTACTTTGGCAATAGCTTGCGCAGCAACGTCGACCTTGTAGAAACTATTATTGATGAAAAAATTGCGCTAGCTCGTATTGGCGTCCTTTCAAAATTCGAGGCACAGAGAGAAGTCCTTCAGCTTATCAAAAGCTTGAGGTATGACAATGGTACTGGATATTTTTGGGTAACCGATAATTCTTCGAACCCTTACGTTATTATGCACCCTATCAACCCTACCCTAGATGGGGAGAGTTTGACCCACCCTGACATTGAACAATTTTTCCCCGATGGCAATAACACAATCATTGATGCTATTAAACAATGTAATAAAAATGGCGATGCTATTTTTGAATACAACTGGGACAAGCCTACTGCTTTTGGCATTATCCCCGATGTGGAAAAAGTAGGCTATGCAAGGGAAATTCCTGAATGGGACTGGGTCTGCATCACTGGTATTTACAAAGACGACGCACGTAAAGACATCATCAATAATTTGGTCAATGAGCTGAGAAATATGCGTTTCAATGATGGGAAAAGCTATTTCCTCATCACCAACGACTCTCTTCCAAACCCTCGGATGGTAATGCATGCCAAATGGAAACAGCTAGAAGGCAGAGTAATGGACGAGAGTATACTAACAAATATCACCAGTGAAACTGATAATATCTTTAAAGCTCAGGTTGAGAAGTGCAAAACCAGCGAAACAAGTGACTGTTTCCTTGAGTATCAGATTGATATTCAAGACAGTCTCACAGTTACAGTTAACAAGCTTACTTATTCCAAATATTTCAAACCCCTTGGATGGGTAATTTCAACTGGTATAGATACGGGAATTATAGACGCTAATGTTAGTCAAAAAGAAAAGGAAATCGCTAGTCAAGTAAATCAAATTATATTGTTGATTGCGATTATTTCCATTATCATCCTTGCTTTGGGCATAGGCGCTTCCCTCTATTTTAGCAAGCAACTTATCTCAACCGTAATTGAAGTAAAAGACAGGTTGAGAGCCCTGGCCGATGGGAAAAATGTGGAAAAACTATCAATTGAGCGTAAAGATGAACTTGGGGAGATGATTCAATCCTTGGATGCACTAGTGGAAGGGGTACATAGCTATACAAGCTTCGCCAAAGAAATAGGCAAAGGGAATTTGAACAAGCCATTTACCCCAAGAAGCCAAGATGATGTACTAGGCAATGAGTTGCTCAATATGAGGAACAGCTTAAAGAAAAATACAGAGATTGAGCACATAAGGAACTGGAGTAACGAAGGAGCTAACATTATTAGCGATATTCTTCATGAAAATGTAAGTACTAAAGCCGAGCTGAGCCAGAAGTACCTAAAAACAATTATCAGTTACCTAAAGCTTAACCAAGGGGCTGTTTTTATTCTAAATGATGAACAAAAGGATGATCCTTATTTAGAAATGAAAGCGTGTTACGCTTATGAAAGGCGTAAGTTTTTAAGGAAAAAAGTACGACCAGGAGACGGTCTTTTAGGCCAATGCTTCCTTGAAAAGGATACGATTTTCCTTAAAGAAATCCCTGAAGAACATGTAAGTATTCGATCTGGTCTAGGAGATGCCCCTCCGAGGAATATTCTAATAATACCCCTTATATCAAACAACAAGATTTATGGTGTACTTGAGGTGGCTTCCTTCCGTGCCCTTGAAGACTATGAAGTAGAGTTTGTAGAGAAAAGTGGAGCTACCTTTGCCTCGACCTTATCGGCTGTGATAATAACCGAGCAAACCCAAGGGCTTTTGGAGCATAGCCAAAAAATGACCGAACAGTTACGTTCACAAGAAGAGGAGCTTAGACAAAACCAAGAAGAAATGCAGGCTACTCAGGAAGAGATAGAAAGAAGGCACAAAGAATTGTTTGAAGAGAACCAAGCTTTAAAAGATCAACTTGCTGTAGCCAAACAAATAGCAACTCAATAA